In a genomic window of Amycolatopsis japonica:
- a CDS encoding MFS transporter, with translation MRATLLMIGLGAFVTTLDNTIVAAGAPSLARELGLDLPTLQWVSIGYMLPFAGLLPVAGTLVDRSGQAATLRAGLLAFGAGAAAGGFATTAWLVVSARILQGAAAAFLVPALLSLLRTNLDARRRAVGATVWTACLAAALALGPTLGGLLSEYLGWGWIFFVNLPFVAAMLLLVRKVALADRDPAAGRPAVLSMLVVTTAMVLTTAAVVELSVVLGAVGTAFAIWFVLRERRARVRLVPKALTGTRVFTGALTVQLLWGLGVSGVFFFTPLLHQESLGLGPMLAGLPLVVVAVAVVAATPLVPWAVPRWGPHRTVAAGLTTVAAGLLALAAVNHLPEIPPRIPGLVLIGAGSALTTPLTSYALEIVAERHAGTASGLLTASRELSSALGVALIGAVLSVVRVARLDEGAAAALADGYTAGLLTAAALQLAGALLALRLLNPRSSSRSDKRGAPFLTSR, from the coding sequence ATGCGAGCGACGCTCCTCATGATCGGGCTCGGGGCCTTCGTCACCACCCTCGACAACACGATCGTCGCGGCGGGCGCGCCTTCGCTCGCCCGGGAACTCGGGCTCGATCTGCCCACGCTGCAATGGGTGAGCATCGGCTACATGCTCCCGTTCGCCGGGTTGCTGCCGGTGGCGGGGACGCTGGTGGACCGTTCGGGCCAGGCGGCGACCCTGCGGGCGGGGCTGCTCGCGTTCGGTGCCGGTGCGGCCGCCGGAGGATTCGCCACGACGGCGTGGCTCGTCGTCTCCGCGCGGATTCTGCAAGGCGCGGCGGCGGCGTTCCTGGTCCCGGCCCTGCTCAGCCTGCTCCGCACCAACCTCGACGCGCGAAGACGCGCTGTGGGAGCGACGGTCTGGACCGCTTGCCTCGCGGCCGCCCTCGCTCTCGGCCCGACGCTCGGCGGGCTGCTGAGCGAATATCTGGGCTGGGGCTGGATCTTCTTCGTCAACCTCCCGTTCGTGGCGGCGATGCTGCTACTGGTGCGCAAGGTCGCCCTCGCCGATCGTGATCCGGCGGCGGGGAGGCCCGCCGTGCTGTCCATGCTGGTCGTGACCACCGCGATGGTCCTGACCACCGCCGCCGTGGTGGAACTGAGCGTCGTGCTCGGTGCGGTGGGGACGGCCTTCGCGATCTGGTTCGTGCTCAGGGAAAGACGCGCGCGTGTGCGGCTGGTGCCGAAGGCGCTGACCGGAACGCGGGTCTTCACCGGCGCGCTCACCGTGCAGCTGCTGTGGGGGCTGGGGGTTTCGGGAGTCTTCTTCTTCACGCCGTTGCTGCATCAGGAATCCCTCGGTCTCGGGCCGATGCTCGCCGGATTGCCGCTGGTCGTGGTGGCGGTCGCGGTCGTCGCCGCCACCCCGCTGGTGCCTTGGGCGGTACCGCGCTGGGGTCCACATCGGACGGTCGCGGCAGGGCTGACCACGGTGGCCGCCGGACTGCTGGCGCTCGCCGCGGTCAACCACCTGCCGGAAATACCGCCCAGGATTCCCGGGCTGGTGCTGATCGGCGCCGGATCGGCCCTGACCACCCCGCTGACCTCGTACGCGCTGGAAATCGTCGCCGAACGGCACGCGGGCACCGCCTCCGGACTGCTCACCGCGTCCCGTGAACTGTCGAGCGCGCTGGGCGTCGCGCTGATCGGGGCCGTGCTGTCCGTGGTCCGCGTGGCCCGGCTCGACGAAGGTGCCGCGGCCGCGCTGGCCGACGGCTACACGGCGGGCCTGCTGACCGCGGCGGCACTGCAACTCGCCGGAGCGCTCCTCGCGCTCCGGCTCCTGAACCCCCGAAGTTCGTCCCGAAGTGACAAGCGGGGTGCCCCCTTTCTCACTTCCCGGTGA
- a CDS encoding helix-turn-helix transcriptional regulator, with protein sequence MLAESRGLSVEAEQLYRALLEGRPGPPGAELAELERFGLIRAGESGVEVCPPRAALSAFAAQHEAAAVRAREAAEVLGAAYSLRTGRDADFVEVLRSRDEVIATFEAMQTQAGVDIVALDPGSYMSPKAEVSTVQPGSMARGIAYRVVYDSSVLRTDDGFAQVQSSIALGEQARVFPRLPLKLVIADSNRALIAVPNSDAGDVLALLIHPSMLLSALIELFESFWRMGVPVRAGGPDDAEATQEPTVATRRLLALLSGGLTDEAIARELGISERTVLRRISRLQQLLGAQTRFQLGAQASRQGWL encoded by the coding sequence ATGCTCGCCGAGTCGCGAGGCTTGTCGGTGGAGGCCGAGCAGCTGTATCGGGCCCTGTTGGAAGGGCGTCCTGGCCCGCCCGGTGCCGAACTGGCGGAGCTGGAGCGGTTCGGCCTGATCCGCGCCGGCGAGTCCGGTGTCGAGGTGTGCCCGCCGCGTGCGGCGCTGTCGGCGTTCGCGGCGCAGCACGAGGCCGCGGCCGTCCGCGCGCGGGAAGCGGCCGAGGTGCTCGGCGCCGCCTACTCCTTGCGGACGGGCCGCGACGCGGACTTCGTCGAGGTGCTGCGGAGCCGGGACGAGGTGATCGCCACCTTCGAAGCCATGCAGACGCAGGCGGGGGTGGACATCGTCGCGCTGGACCCGGGGTCGTACATGAGCCCGAAGGCCGAAGTGAGCACGGTGCAGCCGGGATCGATGGCGCGCGGCATCGCGTACCGCGTCGTCTACGACTCGTCCGTGCTGCGGACCGACGACGGATTCGCCCAGGTGCAGTCGAGTATCGCGCTCGGGGAGCAGGCCAGGGTGTTCCCCAGGCTGCCGCTGAAGCTGGTGATCGCCGACAGCAACCGGGCGCTGATCGCCGTCCCGAACTCCGACGCAGGTGACGTGCTGGCCTTGCTGATCCATCCGTCGATGCTGCTGAGCGCGCTGATCGAGTTGTTCGAATCGTTCTGGCGGATGGGGGTGCCGGTGCGGGCGGGTGGTCCGGACGACGCGGAAGCGACGCAGGAGCCGACCGTCGCCACGCGCCGTCTGCTCGCGTTGCTGAGCGGCGGCCTGACCGACGAGGCGATCGCCCGCGAGCTCGGGATCAGCGAACGCACCGTCCTGCGGCGGATCAGCCGCCTGCAACAACTGCTGGGCGCGCAGACCCGGTTCCAACTGGGAGCGCAGGCTTCGCGGCAGGGGTGGCTTTGA
- a CDS encoding alpha/beta hydrolase, which yields MAVVAGAFLASGLVLAPAAGAAPAAKAEPDTAALAGALTKQAVAWGECSFPSVAPATEAELKKVKGLACATVQVPRDWHNPQDGNTIGVRVSKTGTAYPGTGRQGIALVNPGGPGGEGLPWGAAMAMRSPVLASQYDFVGFDPRGVGQSTPLTCSYTVPDSTDQNVISRAKVEGCLKNPLTKFITTEQTAYDMDFIRVLLGEKKTSYIGYSYGTWLGTWYATTFPSKAHRFLLDSSTDASRPTLEKTWDLQPRSRDRQFQEALLPYVARNDAKYKAGTDPLEIRRNWEKAGGTREFAGMLYAAWFIIPAMYDTTQYPSAASMVAALAKGPAPTGTDAEKLEQVVAKALATPGLTDANKAFLNKAKGNALEAIAKKDSVERKASYQGGAEVETWDAAFEAIRCQDGQWNQNLHYWTYWQADLTVNAPFIAPIMALSGAPLCAFWPTTNAKPAPDAKTFPKLLIAQTELDAATPYEGALATANGLPGAKMISVDNEGSHGIFPYNTDCVDDPIVAYFQTGHTPKKKFTGCQGLPLPGEDKTVEVGGNLGHDGKIKIKMITPQVRKANEIVRELLEGTATPEADEKGLPANA from the coding sequence GTGGCCGTGGTCGCCGGCGCGTTCCTGGCCTCGGGCCTGGTACTGGCCCCCGCCGCGGGTGCGGCTCCCGCGGCCAAGGCCGAGCCGGACACCGCCGCGCTCGCCGGTGCGCTGACCAAGCAGGCCGTGGCCTGGGGCGAGTGCTCGTTCCCGTCCGTCGCGCCGGCGACGGAAGCGGAACTGAAGAAGGTCAAGGGCCTGGCCTGCGCCACGGTCCAGGTGCCGCGGGACTGGCACAACCCGCAGGACGGCAACACGATCGGCGTCCGCGTCTCCAAGACCGGGACCGCCTACCCCGGCACCGGCAGGCAGGGCATCGCGCTGGTCAACCCCGGCGGCCCCGGCGGCGAAGGCCTCCCGTGGGGCGCCGCGATGGCGATGCGGAGCCCCGTTCTGGCCTCGCAGTACGACTTCGTCGGCTTCGACCCGCGCGGCGTCGGCCAGAGCACCCCGCTGACCTGTAGCTACACCGTCCCGGACAGCACGGACCAGAACGTGATCAGCCGGGCGAAGGTCGAGGGCTGCCTGAAGAACCCGCTGACGAAGTTCATCACGACCGAGCAGACCGCGTACGACATGGACTTCATCCGGGTGCTGCTCGGGGAGAAGAAGACCAGCTACATCGGCTACTCGTACGGCACGTGGCTCGGCACCTGGTACGCCACCACGTTCCCGAGCAAGGCGCACCGCTTCCTGCTCGACTCTTCGACCGACGCGAGCCGCCCGACCCTGGAGAAGACCTGGGACCTGCAGCCGCGCAGCCGTGACCGCCAGTTCCAGGAGGCGCTGCTGCCCTACGTCGCGCGCAACGACGCCAAGTACAAGGCGGGCACCGACCCGCTGGAGATCCGCCGCAACTGGGAGAAGGCGGGCGGCACGCGGGAATTCGCGGGCATGCTCTACGCCGCGTGGTTCATCATCCCGGCGATGTACGACACCACCCAGTATCCGTCGGCGGCCTCCATGGTGGCCGCGCTGGCGAAGGGACCGGCGCCCACCGGGACCGACGCGGAGAAGCTGGAGCAGGTCGTCGCGAAGGCGCTCGCCACCCCGGGCCTGACCGACGCGAACAAGGCGTTCCTGAACAAGGCCAAGGGCAACGCGCTCGAGGCCATCGCGAAGAAGGACTCGGTCGAGCGCAAGGCCTCGTACCAGGGCGGCGCCGAGGTGGAGACCTGGGACGCGGCGTTCGAGGCGATCCGCTGCCAGGACGGCCAGTGGAACCAGAATCTGCACTACTGGACCTACTGGCAGGCCGACCTGACCGTGAACGCACCGTTCATCGCGCCGATCATGGCCCTGTCGGGTGCGCCGCTGTGCGCGTTCTGGCCGACCACCAACGCCAAGCCGGCGCCGGACGCCAAGACGTTCCCGAAGCTGCTGATCGCGCAGACCGAACTCGACGCGGCCACGCCGTACGAGGGCGCGCTCGCCACCGCGAACGGTCTGCCGGGCGCCAAGATGATCAGCGTCGACAACGAAGGCAGCCACGGGATCTTCCCGTACAACACCGACTGCGTCGACGACCCGATCGTCGCCTACTTCCAGACCGGTCACACGCCGAAGAAGAAGTTCACCGGTTGCCAGGGCCTGCCCTTGCCCGGTGAGGACAAGACGGTCGAGGTCGGCGGCAACCTCGGGCACGACGGGAAGATCAAGATCAAGATGATCACGCCCCAGGTGCGCAAGGCGAACGAGATCGTCCGTGAGCTGCTCGAAGGCACCGCCACGCCGGAAGCGGACGAGAAGGGCCTGCCCGCCAACGCCTGA
- a CDS encoding siderophore-interacting protein, whose amino-acid sequence MIPRLKAPVSRKMTTLEVRERVSLSPNFASVTLGGPELKDLVVTGADQTVRLFFPREGQRGLRMPTFSNETWMPELMLLPKSVRPWVRTLTIRRARPADDEVDIEFALHGKSPMSEWVRRVRPGDPAGIFDMGTTYRPPDDVGAQLIVADESALPAALAILDDAPESLAAQVFLEVPAAADIRRYDTADDVRVHWLSRDDPGLRPGTSALEAVQRASLPQGRFYTWVAGESRLATSLRRHLVSERGAAKADISFAGYWRHGWSSPG is encoded by the coding sequence ATGATCCCGCGCCTCAAGGCCCCGGTCTCGCGCAAGATGACCACGCTGGAGGTCCGGGAGCGCGTCAGCCTCAGCCCGAACTTCGCGTCGGTCACACTCGGCGGGCCGGAGCTGAAAGATCTCGTCGTCACGGGCGCGGACCAGACGGTGCGGCTGTTCTTCCCCCGTGAGGGACAGCGCGGGCTGCGGATGCCCACCTTTTCGAACGAGACGTGGATGCCGGAGCTGATGTTGCTGCCCAAGTCGGTGCGGCCTTGGGTGCGCACGCTCACCATCCGCCGGGCTAGGCCCGCCGACGACGAGGTCGACATCGAGTTCGCCCTCCACGGGAAATCGCCGATGAGCGAATGGGTCCGCCGGGTGCGACCGGGCGATCCGGCCGGGATCTTCGACATGGGCACCACCTACCGGCCACCGGACGACGTCGGCGCTCAGCTCATCGTCGCCGACGAGAGCGCGCTGCCCGCCGCGTTGGCGATCCTCGACGACGCCCCGGAATCCCTTGCCGCGCAAGTGTTCCTGGAAGTCCCCGCCGCCGCGGACATCCGGCGGTACGACACGGCCGACGACGTCCGCGTCCACTGGCTCAGCAGGGACGACCCGGGACTTCGTCCAGGAACTTCGGCGCTGGAGGCGGTTCAGCGGGCATCGTTGCCGCAAGGGCGGTTCTACACCTGGGTCGCGGGCGAGTCCCGGCTGGCGACGTCGTTGCGCCGCCATCTGGTGTCCGAGCGAGGTGCGGCGAAGGCTGACATCTCGTTCGCCGGATATTGGCGGCACGGCTGGAGCTCTCCGGGCTGA
- a CDS encoding flavodoxin family protein encodes MKVVIVCVSVSHGNTERVAEVMAGVLGARVVSPEEIEPADLDSCDLVGFGSGIFGMDFHPRLLRFVEELPGEQRRKAFVFTTSGLPEPPFRRYLRRLARLLGHKGFDVVGTFSCRGFDTWFPFRLVGGIGKNRPGTADLDAARRFAERLTA; translated from the coding sequence ATGAAGGTCGTCATCGTGTGCGTTTCGGTGTCGCACGGCAACACGGAGAGGGTCGCCGAGGTCATGGCGGGGGTGCTCGGCGCCCGCGTCGTCAGCCCCGAGGAAATCGAGCCCGCCGACCTCGATTCGTGTGACCTGGTGGGATTCGGCTCGGGGATCTTCGGCATGGACTTCCATCCGCGGCTGCTTCGGTTCGTCGAGGAGTTGCCGGGGGAGCAGCGGCGGAAGGCGTTCGTGTTCACCACGAGCGGGCTGCCCGAACCGCCGTTCCGGCGCTACCTCCGCCGCCTCGCGCGGCTGCTCGGCCATAAGGGATTCGACGTGGTGGGCACGTTCTCGTGCCGTGGTTTCGACACGTGGTTCCCGTTCCGGCTCGTCGGTGGCATCGGCAAGAACCGCCCTGGCACGGCGGATCTCGACGCGGCGCGGCGGTTCGCCGAACGCCTTACGGCCTGA
- a CDS encoding serine hydrolase, with the protein MNTETLLLRLRADLADGGLRGSFLVRDLRTGFETGIDPDLEFPSASLVKIPLAAATLERIRRGELDGSAALDVEPGRATAPGPTGLTRFRHPARVAIDDLLYLTMAISDETAADALFALTPPAEVTRMTRDWGITGITARHPAADLSDTPAERFDPADVHLAHALAINAGTAGQGHPVPQLDVTRASSGSARAFVNLLEALWKPSKVDEQVAARVRELMGLNLLRQRLSPDFVSDATKWSSKTGTVLNLRHEVGVVEHADGGMFAIAALTESQVPAAIQPEAEVLMARVARELRDHLREG; encoded by the coding sequence GTGAACACGGAAACGCTGCTCCTGCGGCTGCGCGCCGACTTGGCCGACGGAGGCCTGCGCGGTTCGTTCCTCGTGCGTGATCTGCGGACCGGCTTCGAGACCGGCATCGACCCCGACCTCGAGTTCCCGAGCGCCTCACTGGTGAAGATCCCGCTCGCCGCGGCGACCCTGGAGCGGATCCGGCGGGGCGAGCTGGACGGTTCGGCGGCGCTCGACGTCGAGCCGGGGCGGGCCACCGCGCCGGGGCCGACCGGGCTGACGCGGTTCCGGCATCCGGCCAGGGTGGCGATCGACGACCTGCTCTACCTGACCATGGCCATCAGCGACGAGACCGCCGCGGACGCGCTGTTCGCGCTGACGCCGCCCGCCGAGGTCACCAGGATGACGCGGGACTGGGGCATCACCGGGATCACCGCTCGGCATCCGGCCGCGGATCTGAGCGACACTCCTGCCGAACGCTTCGACCCCGCCGACGTCCACCTCGCGCACGCGCTCGCGATCAACGCGGGTACCGCGGGGCAAGGTCATCCCGTTCCGCAGCTCGACGTCACGCGCGCGAGCTCCGGTTCGGCCCGCGCGTTCGTGAACCTGCTCGAAGCGCTGTGGAAGCCGTCCAAAGTGGACGAACAGGTCGCGGCGCGGGTGCGTGAGCTCATGGGGCTCAACCTGTTACGTCAACGACTGAGCCCGGATTTCGTCTCCGACGCCACGAAATGGTCGTCGAAGACGGGCACCGTGCTGAACCTGCGGCACGAGGTCGGGGTGGTCGAGCACGCCGACGGCGGGATGTTCGCGATCGCCGCGCTGACCGAATCCCAGGTGCCCGCGGCGATCCAGCCGGAGGCCGAGGTGCTGATGGCCCGCGTGGCGCGGGAGCTGCGGGATCACCTGCGCGAGGGGTGA
- a CDS encoding LysR family transcriptional regulator, giving the protein MVVDLIGSCRAFVSVSEAGTFTAGAALARIPQPVASRRIAALERHFGERLFDRSTRRALLTPFGRDMLPSAKRLVALADTLEHDARRARLRPMRLAMPETCTVRELAELDAAARELDVFLEFRQAPPRERAELVRTQEVRAALTAVPGEEGSWKVPLGLAGGGRPRTDVLHLETLRVGRSGGSPRRVWIQPEDDVPHLRDRLFRIRDAVGLRPAQVSVADSLTAAAAAVFGSDDLLLCSAAQATELGLSWRTIGEIRLVRGFEIMAGPGEDAQRLRARLGPDIARCLGAEETT; this is encoded by the coding sequence GTGGTCGTGGACCTGATCGGGAGTTGCCGGGCGTTCGTGAGCGTGAGCGAGGCCGGGACTTTCACCGCCGGAGCCGCCCTCGCGCGTATCCCGCAGCCGGTGGCGAGCCGCCGGATCGCCGCGCTGGAACGGCATTTCGGCGAGCGGCTGTTCGACCGCTCCACCCGGCGCGCCCTGCTCACCCCGTTCGGACGGGACATGCTGCCGTCGGCGAAACGGCTGGTGGCCTTGGCCGACACCCTGGAGCACGACGCGCGGCGCGCCAGGCTGCGGCCGATGCGGCTGGCGATGCCGGAAACCTGCACCGTCCGCGAGCTCGCCGAACTCGACGCGGCGGCGCGGGAGCTGGACGTCTTCCTGGAGTTCCGGCAGGCGCCGCCGAGGGAACGGGCGGAACTCGTGCGCACGCAGGAGGTCCGCGCCGCGCTCACCGCCGTCCCCGGCGAGGAGGGCAGCTGGAAGGTGCCGCTCGGGCTGGCGGGCGGAGGCAGGCCGCGGACGGACGTCCTCCATCTGGAAACGCTGCGGGTCGGCCGGTCCGGCGGTTCGCCTCGGCGGGTTTGGATCCAGCCGGAAGACGACGTCCCGCATCTGCGCGACCGTCTCTTCCGGATCCGCGACGCGGTGGGGCTGCGGCCCGCGCAGGTGTCCGTCGCCGATTCGCTCACCGCGGCCGCGGCGGCCGTGTTCGGTTCGGACGATCTGCTGTTGTGCTCGGCGGCGCAGGCGACCGAGCTCGGCCTGAGCTGGCGGACCATCGGCGAGATCCGGCTCGTGCGCGGGTTCGAGATCATGGCGGGGCCCGGCGAGGACGCGCAGCGGCTCCGGGCACGATTGGGGCCGGACATCGCCCGGTGTCTCGGCGCGGAGGAGACGACGTGA
- the bla gene encoding class A beta-lactamase: MSVTSRRWAALLALSVASLAACSTPAPAQPPAATPVAPSASTDFEQLERTFGARLGVYAVDTATGREVAFRADERFAYASTHKVFSAGGVLQRTPVAELDRTVTYGQQDLVTNSPVTEKHVATGLPLRAVMDATLRYSDNTGGNLLFRELGGPEGLNAVFRGIGDTTSHADRIEPALNDTAPGDSRDTSTPRALAVGLRAFALGDALPEDKRKILVDMMRANTTGDQNIRAGVPGWAVADKTGTAAYGTRNDIGVVWPPNRAPIVVSVLTDRAEKDAKIDNKLLADATAAAIKALP; this comes from the coding sequence GTGTCCGTCACTTCTCGCCGGTGGGCCGCCTTGCTGGCGCTCTCGGTCGCGTCACTCGCCGCGTGTTCCACGCCCGCTCCGGCACAGCCGCCCGCCGCCACCCCGGTCGCGCCGTCCGCGAGCACCGATTTCGAACAGCTCGAACGAACCTTCGGCGCCCGGCTCGGGGTGTACGCGGTGGACACCGCGACCGGCCGCGAGGTCGCCTTCCGCGCCGACGAACGCTTCGCCTACGCCTCGACACACAAGGTGTTCAGCGCCGGCGGTGTCCTGCAGCGGACGCCGGTCGCCGAACTGGACCGCACGGTGACCTACGGGCAGCAGGATCTGGTCACCAATTCGCCGGTCACGGAGAAGCACGTGGCGACGGGCCTGCCGCTGCGCGCCGTCATGGACGCGACCCTGCGGTACAGCGACAACACCGGCGGGAACCTGCTCTTCCGCGAACTCGGCGGCCCCGAAGGACTCAACGCGGTGTTCCGCGGGATCGGCGACACCACGAGCCACGCCGACCGGATCGAACCCGCGCTCAACGACACGGCGCCCGGCGACAGCCGGGACACCAGTACGCCCCGCGCCCTCGCCGTGGGCCTGCGCGCCTTCGCGCTCGGCGACGCCCTCCCCGAGGACAAGCGCAAGATCCTCGTCGACATGATGCGCGCCAACACCACCGGCGACCAGAACATCCGCGCCGGCGTGCCGGGCTGGGCGGTCGCCGACAAGACCGGCACGGCGGCTTACGGCACACGCAACGACATCGGGGTCGTGTGGCCGCCGAATCGCGCGCCGATCGTCGTCTCGGTGCTCACCGACCGGGCGGAGAAAGACGCCAAGATCGACAACAAGCTCCTCGCCGACGCCACCGCGGCCGCGATCAAGGCCCTCCCCTGA
- a CDS encoding Calx-beta domain-containing protein, whose protein sequence is MSRRPLLVVLAAVTAMFASTAVAAAAPPGVDPATVDLTLNAGQSTTVTKNVTTSAVPPNPDLVLLADTTGSMGGPIGNVRSNASAITGDVLAAQPTAQFGVAEYKDFTDSVPFKVNQGITGDTTAVQAGINQWVATGGGDTPEANLNALYQLATGAVAFRPDGTRIIAWFGDAPSHDPSGGHTLAQTIAALQAAKIRVVAVNVGGLDATGQASAITSATGGVLLNNVPAGQVSQAILDGIKSIEVTVTPKVTSCDPQLTVTNDPGSVKVTSGEVATFTETIKAAAGAAPGTYQCVVDYQVDGVSRGYIETTTVRVLGLSINDVTVDEGSGGAQVPATFTVSLLGGPSPNPVTVQYATANGTATAPADYAAASGTVTFAPGQTAKPVTVLVNPDTVDEPNETFTVNLSAPSGAGLLDATGVGTIVDDDRDGVFSCTGTAANVLGVTAARANPANLPCADDRSTVAAATLNAGLIKVDTKVLTASTDLTPDDQSAAPAAGDRALASAKIDKTVISTLGLTIELGVIQSQATATCQPSAGGLAPVLAGSSNVASLKINGESITVGSAPLTIPLVIGSLKLNGQTVANGVVKQQAVALDTALAKIVLAESQADVHGTSAHPAGNPCRR, encoded by the coding sequence ATGTCACGAAGACCACTGCTCGTCGTCCTGGCCGCCGTCACGGCGATGTTCGCGTCCACCGCGGTCGCCGCCGCGGCCCCGCCGGGAGTCGACCCGGCCACGGTCGACCTCACCCTCAACGCGGGGCAGAGCACGACCGTGACCAAGAACGTGACGACCTCGGCCGTGCCGCCCAATCCCGACCTCGTCCTGCTCGCCGACACCACGGGCAGCATGGGCGGGCCGATCGGCAACGTGCGGTCGAACGCCAGCGCCATCACCGGTGACGTGCTCGCCGCGCAGCCGACCGCGCAGTTCGGCGTCGCCGAGTACAAGGACTTCACCGACTCGGTGCCGTTCAAGGTCAACCAAGGCATCACCGGGGACACGACCGCCGTCCAGGCGGGGATCAACCAGTGGGTGGCCACGGGCGGCGGGGACACGCCGGAGGCCAACCTGAACGCGCTTTACCAGCTGGCCACCGGCGCGGTCGCGTTCCGGCCGGACGGCACCCGCATCATCGCGTGGTTCGGCGACGCGCCGTCGCACGACCCGAGCGGCGGGCACACCCTGGCCCAGACCATCGCGGCGTTGCAGGCGGCGAAGATCCGCGTGGTCGCGGTCAACGTCGGCGGCCTCGACGCCACGGGGCAGGCATCCGCCATCACATCCGCGACGGGTGGCGTCCTGCTGAACAACGTCCCGGCCGGCCAGGTGTCGCAGGCCATTTTGGACGGGATCAAGTCCATCGAGGTCACGGTGACGCCGAAGGTGACCAGCTGCGACCCGCAGCTCACCGTTACCAACGATCCCGGCAGCGTCAAGGTGACCAGCGGCGAGGTCGCCACGTTCACCGAGACGATCAAGGCGGCGGCCGGCGCCGCTCCCGGCACCTACCAGTGCGTCGTCGACTACCAGGTCGACGGGGTTTCCCGCGGGTACATCGAGACCACCACGGTGCGCGTGCTCGGCTTGAGCATCAACGACGTGACGGTCGACGAGGGATCCGGGGGCGCGCAGGTCCCGGCGACGTTCACGGTGTCGCTGCTCGGCGGCCCCAGCCCGAACCCGGTGACGGTCCAGTACGCGACCGCCAACGGCACCGCGACCGCGCCCGCCGACTACGCGGCGGCGAGCGGGACGGTCACGTTCGCTCCCGGGCAGACGGCCAAACCGGTGACCGTCCTGGTCAACCCGGACACGGTCGACGAGCCGAACGAGACCTTCACGGTGAACCTCTCGGCCCCGTCGGGTGCCGGTCTTCTCGACGCGACCGGAGTCGGCACGATCGTCGACGACGACCGTGACGGCGTCTTCTCCTGCACGGGTACCGCGGCGAACGTCCTCGGCGTGACCGCGGCTCGGGCCAACCCGGCGAACCTGCCGTGTGCCGACGACCGCAGCACCGTCGCCGCCGCGACGCTCAACGCCGGTCTGATCAAGGTGGACACCAAGGTGCTGACCGCGTCGACCGATCTGACGCCGGACGACCAGTCGGCGGCTCCGGCCGCGGGCGATCGCGCGCTGGCGTCGGCCAAGATCGACAAGACGGTGATCAGCACGCTCGGGCTGACCATCGAGCTCGGCGTGATCCAGTCGCAGGCGACCGCGACCTGCCAGCCGTCGGCGGGCGGGCTCGCGCCGGTGCTGGCGGGCAGTTCGAACGTCGCCTCGCTGAAGATCAACGGTGAGTCGATCACGGTGGGCTCGGCGCCGCTGACCATTCCGCTGGTCATCGGTTCGCTGAAGCTCAACGGCCAGACCGTGGCGAACGGCGTCGTGAAGCAGCAGGCCGTCGCGCTGGACACCGCGCTCGCGAAGATCGTGCTCGCGGAGTCCCAGGCCGACGTGCACGGAACCTCGGCGCATCCGGCGGGCAACCCCTGCCGTCGCTGA
- a CDS encoding MarR family winged helix-turn-helix transcriptional regulator — translation MATQDPDEALWLTPAEKEAWTGLVSLVLLLPGRLESPLQHDAGLTLFEYLTLSHISEAPERRLRMSELAYLANGSLSRLSNVVKRFEQRGWVERTPDPGDGRYTLAVLTDDGYDVVVAAAPTHVRSVRELVLDPLTSDDQQALARIAAKLRTRPVDLD, via the coding sequence ATGGCCACCCAGGACCCGGACGAAGCGCTGTGGCTGACCCCTGCCGAAAAGGAGGCCTGGACCGGGCTGGTCTCCTTGGTCCTCCTGCTGCCGGGGCGGCTCGAGTCGCCGTTGCAGCACGATGCCGGGTTGACGCTGTTCGAGTATTTGACCCTCAGCCATATTTCGGAGGCCCCGGAGCGGCGGCTGCGGATGAGCGAACTGGCGTACCTCGCCAACGGCTCGCTCTCCCGTCTGTCGAATGTGGTCAAACGCTTCGAGCAACGCGGCTGGGTGGAGCGGACGCCGGACCCCGGCGACGGCCGGTACACCCTCGCCGTGCTCACCGACGACGGCTACGACGTGGTCGTCGCGGCCGCGCCCACGCACGTTCGTTCGGTACGGGAGCTCGTCCTCGACCCGCTGACTTCGGACGATCAGCAGGCGCTGGCCCGGATCGCCGCCAAACTGCGGACGCGGCCCGTCGATCTCGACTAG